One Nitrospirota bacterium genomic region harbors:
- a CDS encoding ATP-binding protein, with the protein MIRDGPLTGRRLRWGLKGKLILSMLLVGVVPLFAGLLMAFLQGSREIREVSGESFKALATETARKLDLVVGEEIARTSRIAIDPVIVAELERRRDRIESLSEDQARAALEAQAARWRARDPALIKDITDNKLARLLRQHYTGSNSDPGQPLPEAVRSATKALFLTDKMGALVASLNADAPYANGEAAWWQGAFNKGVGTTYIEDVAFDDRIGTYVFTLSVPVMDSIRYEAIGVLHRVLDAKEFFSPSVSPIRFGKTGHVMLIDSRGIVMNCPILPTGVRLADTALIPLVTPLSPGWVNAPSDGHGGRTSSIIGFAPLPETSRATNGSSDTAWHTFVWQSSSELFAPIRHLFTWLSVFGLVAVGLLIMLGSFAAGRIVTPVRQLQEAARSIGRGELRDRLTIRTGDELEDLAEEINRMNAQLEAAFAGLTTQVELKSQEVQYLQKSTDQILDAVPTPIIMVDQAEQVQYMNRACKDAFTLAEDDEPRPTTLFDLLRVNPSVQQRLRQELLSAGNGSLQKTGAPDIGPLGEARDPLAPALAHSARGGRRELQLGRHLYRYEWFSLGGRPGEGRRIGLVLRDATEESRLQDQLIQAEKSGSLGVLTAGIGHELNNPLFGILGLGEAIQEETDLGRIKAYARDIVEHGRRMAAVIRDFAGQTIREAKDQRVPVDVNAQLDQAWAIVQSGSETLGVETQKYYQPHLLVSALPDELRQAFVNVLANAVQAMRGKGSLVLRTERDASAITIMIRDTGPGIPHEHLTKVFDPFFTTKPQGEGSGLGLTIAKRIVVKFGGDIRLESVEGQGVTCWITLPAVDAPSQKEERTP; encoded by the coding sequence ATGATCCGTGACGGACCGCTCACAGGACGCCGCCTCCGCTGGGGGTTGAAGGGCAAGCTCATCCTCTCCATGCTGTTGGTGGGCGTGGTGCCCCTCTTCGCCGGCCTCCTCATGGCCTTCCTGCAGGGTTCCCGCGAGATCCGCGAAGTCAGCGGCGAAAGCTTCAAGGCCCTCGCCACCGAGACGGCCCGGAAGCTCGATCTCGTCGTCGGCGAGGAGATCGCCCGCACCTCGCGCATCGCGATCGATCCCGTCATTGTGGCCGAATTGGAACGGCGGCGGGACCGGATCGAGTCCCTTTCGGAAGACCAGGCGCGCGCGGCGCTTGAGGCGCAGGCCGCCCGGTGGCGTGCCCGCGACCCGGCTTTGATCAAAGACATCACCGACAACAAGCTCGCGCGACTCCTGCGCCAGCACTACACCGGCTCGAACAGCGATCCCGGCCAACCCTTGCCCGAAGCCGTGCGTTCGGCCACCAAGGCCCTGTTCCTCACGGACAAGATGGGCGCCCTGGTGGCAAGCCTGAACGCGGACGCCCCGTATGCGAACGGCGAGGCCGCGTGGTGGCAGGGCGCCTTCAACAAAGGCGTCGGCACCACCTACATCGAAGACGTCGCGTTTGACGACCGCATCGGGACCTACGTCTTCACCCTGTCGGTGCCGGTGATGGACAGCATCCGCTACGAAGCGATCGGCGTCCTGCACCGCGTCCTGGACGCGAAGGAATTCTTCTCGCCCTCCGTCTCGCCGATCCGGTTCGGCAAGACCGGCCACGTGATGCTGATCGACAGCCGGGGCATCGTGATGAACTGTCCGATCCTACCCACCGGCGTGCGTCTGGCGGACACCGCGCTGATCCCGCTCGTCACGCCGCTTTCGCCCGGCTGGGTGAACGCGCCCAGCGACGGGCACGGCGGCCGGACGTCGTCCATCATCGGCTTCGCGCCGCTGCCGGAAACGAGCCGGGCCACCAACGGCTCCTCCGACACCGCCTGGCATACATTCGTCTGGCAATCCTCGAGCGAGCTGTTCGCGCCCATCCGCCATCTCTTCACCTGGCTTTCCGTATTCGGTCTGGTCGCCGTCGGGCTGCTGATCATGCTGGGCTCTTTCGCCGCCGGCCGGATCGTCACCCCGGTTCGCCAATTACAGGAAGCGGCGCGGTCGATCGGTCGGGGCGAATTGCGCGATCGGCTCACCATCCGGACCGGCGACGAGCTTGAAGATTTGGCCGAAGAGATCAATCGGATGAACGCCCAACTGGAAGCCGCCTTCGCCGGATTGACCACCCAGGTGGAATTGAAAAGCCAGGAAGTCCAGTACCTGCAGAAATCGACGGATCAGATCCTCGACGCCGTGCCGACCCCCATCATCATGGTCGACCAGGCCGAGCAGGTCCAATACATGAATCGAGCCTGTAAGGACGCGTTCACGCTTGCGGAAGACGACGAACCGCGCCCGACCACCCTGTTCGACCTGCTGCGCGTCAACCCGTCCGTGCAACAACGGCTGCGCCAGGAACTCCTGAGCGCCGGCAACGGGTCGTTGCAGAAGACCGGCGCGCCGGACATTGGCCCGTTGGGCGAGGCCCGCGACCCGCTTGCGCCCGCGCTGGCCCATTCGGCGCGAGGCGGGCGGCGCGAACTCCAACTCGGCCGGCACCTCTACCGGTACGAATGGTTCAGTCTGGGCGGCCGTCCCGGCGAGGGCCGGCGGATCGGCCTCGTCCTGCGGGATGCGACCGAAGAGAGCCGCCTTCAGGATCAGCTCATTCAGGCGGAGAAATCCGGCAGCCTCGGCGTGCTCACGGCCGGCATCGGACACGAATTGAACAACCCGTTGTTCGGCATTCTCGGACTCGGCGAGGCCATCCAGGAAGAGACGGACCTGGGCCGGATCAAAGCCTACGCCAGAGACATCGTCGAGCACGGGCGCCGGATGGCCGCCGTCATCCGCGATTTCGCCGGCCAGACGATCCGCGAGGCCAAGGACCAGCGCGTGCCCGTGGACGTGAACGCGCAGCTCGATCAGGCCTGGGCGATCGTGCAGAGCGGGTCCGAGACCCTCGGCGTCGAGACTCAGAAATACTATCAGCCGCACCTGCTCGTCAGCGCCCTGCCCGACGAGCTCCGCCAGGCGTTCGTCAACGTCCTGGCCAACGCCGTCCAGGCCATGCGCGGCAAGGGCTCGCTGGTGCTGCGCACGGAACGCGACGCGTCGGCGATCACCATCATGATCCGCGACACCGGCCCGGGTATCCCGCACGAGCACCTGACCAAGGTCTTCGATCCTTTCTTTACCACCAAACCGCA
- a CDS encoding ATP-binding protein: protein MAPSHTTKVAILGAGKGGTALLDLLHQVPGIVIVGITDKNPLAPGLQRARDLNIPVTDGVRDLIANHGVGLILDVTGDPEMERFVLAHKGPGAEVLSGAVARLLWTLIQHQTKLQTELFHAEKLAGVGSFAAGIAHDINNPLQLILGLAENLLEEQDPAVVREHARDIIQAVNRTSAICRDLTRYARRSVGEESARVDLNAKLDEALKIARHAVAFQDITVVRRYAPEPIVTGNPDELLHVFVNLISNAVQAMERGGTLTLRTGRENGVVTASVSDTGCGIPQDLIGRIFEPFFTTKPPGKGTGLGLYNAKAVVTRLHGKIHVDSRVGAGSTFRIELPPAEPVPPENGP, encoded by the coding sequence ATGGCTCCATCCCACACCACGAAGGTGGCCATATTGGGCGCCGGCAAGGGCGGGACCGCCCTCCTGGATCTGTTGCACCAGGTTCCGGGCATCGTCATCGTCGGGATCACGGACAAAAATCCTCTGGCGCCCGGCCTGCAACGGGCGAGGGACCTGAACATTCCGGTCACCGACGGAGTCCGTGATCTCATCGCGAATCACGGCGTCGGTCTCATCCTGGACGTCACGGGGGACCCCGAGATGGAGCGGTTCGTCCTCGCCCACAAGGGTCCCGGCGCCGAAGTGCTGAGCGGCGCGGTCGCCCGACTGCTCTGGACTCTGATTCAACACCAGACCAAACTGCAGACCGAGCTTTTCCATGCCGAGAAGCTGGCCGGAGTGGGCTCGTTCGCCGCCGGCATCGCGCACGACATCAACAATCCCTTGCAACTGATCCTGGGCCTCGCCGAGAATCTACTCGAAGAACAGGACCCGGCGGTCGTGCGGGAGCATGCGCGGGACATCATCCAGGCCGTCAACCGCACCAGCGCGATCTGCCGCGATCTCACGCGCTACGCAAGGCGATCCGTCGGCGAAGAATCCGCGCGCGTCGATCTGAACGCCAAGCTGGACGAGGCGCTGAAGATCGCCCGCCATGCCGTCGCCTTTCAGGACATCACGGTGGTTCGGCGCTATGCGCCCGAGCCGATCGTGACGGGGAACCCGGACGAGCTGTTGCACGTCTTCGTGAACCTGATCTCCAACGCCGTCCAGGCCATGGAGCGGGGCGGCACGCTCACGCTCCGGACCGGCCGCGAGAACGGAGTCGTGACCGCCAGCGTGTCGGACACCGGCTGCGGCATCCCGCAGGACTTGATCGGGCGGATTTTCGAGCCGTTTTTCACGACGAAGCCGCCGGGGAAAGGCACAGGCTTGGGCCTGTACAATGCGAAGGCCGTCGTGACCAGGTTGCACGGCAAGATCCACGTGGACAGCCGCGTGGGTGCCGGCTCGACGTTCCGCATCGAGCTCCCGCCGGCCGAACCGGTTCCGCCGGAGAACGGACCATGA